A genomic segment from Bubalus bubalis isolate 160015118507 breed Murrah chromosome 5, NDDB_SH_1, whole genome shotgun sequence encodes:
- the DVL1 gene encoding segment polarity protein dishevelled homolog DVL-1 isoform X11, which translates to MAETKIIYHMDEEETPYLVKLPVAPERVTLADFKNVLSNRPVHAYKFFFKSMDQDFGVVKEEISDDNAKLPCFNGRVVSWLVLAEGAHSDAGSQGTDGHTDLPPPLERTGGIGDSRPPSFHPALLGTARMWPAAAMGWITRLARSHWSATGGSEPDAGTVKRGIPWPGPVPAVPTAARTNGHPRGDRRRDLGLPPDSASTVLSSELESSSFIDSDEDDNTSRLSSSTEQSTSSRLIRKHKRRRRKQRLRQTDRASSFSSITDSTMSLNIITVTLNMERHHFLGISIVGQSNDRGDGGIYIGSIMKGGAVAADGRIEPGDMLLQVNDVNFENMSNDDAVRVLREIVSQTGPISLTVAKCWDPTPRSYFTIPRGPLLCPVFHFPRHRPSVHLLPCYGCPADPVRPIDPAAWLSHTAALTGALPRYGTSPCSSAVTRTSSSSLTSSVPGAPQLEEAPLTVKSDMGAVVRVMQLPDSGLEIRDRMWLKITIANAVIGADVVDWLYAHLEGFRERREARKYASSMLKRGFLRHTVNKVTFSEQCYYVFGDLCSNLAALNLNSGSSGASDQDTLAPLPHPAAPWPLGQGYPYQYPGPPPCFPPAYQDPGFGYGSGSAGSQQSEALD; encoded by the exons ATGGCGGAGACCAAGATCATCTATCACATGGATGAGGAGGAGACGCCGTACCTGGTCAAGCTGCCGGTGGCGCCCGAGCGCGTCACGCTGGCCGACTTCAAGAACGTGCTCAGCAATCGGCCCGTGCACGCCTACAAATTCTTCTTCAAGTCCATGGACCAAGACTTCGG GGTTGTAAAGGAGGAGATCTCTGATGATAATGCCAAGCTGCCCTGCTTCAACGGCCGTGTGGTCTCCTGG CTGGTTCTGGCTGAGGGTGCTCACTCGGATGCAGGGTCTCAGGGCACTGATGGACACACAGACCTGCCCCCGCCTCTTGAGCGGACAGGCGGCATCGGGGACTCCCGGCCTCCCTCCTTCCA cccagccctcctcGGCACAGCCCGAATGTGGCCGGCAGCCGCGATGGGATGGATAACGAGACTGGCACGGAGTCACTGGTCAGCCACCGGCGGGAGCGAGCCCGACGCCGGAACCGTGAAGAGG GGGATCCCATGGCCAGGCCCCGTCCCTGCTGTCCCCACAGCAGCCCGGACCAATGGGCACCCAAGGGGGGACCGGCGGCGGGACCTGGGGCTGCCCCCTGACAGTGCGTCCACCGTGCTGAGCAGTGAACTTGAGTCCAGCAGCTTCATCGACTCGGATGAAGATGACAACACAAGCcg GCTGAGTAGCTCCACGGAGCAGAGCACCTCCTCCAGGCTCATCCGGAAACACAAGCGCCGGCGGCGGAAACAGCGCCTGCGGCAGACAGACCGG GCCTCCTCTTTCAGCAGCATCACGGACTCCACCATGTCCCTCAACATCATCACCGTCACACTCAACATGG AGAGGCACCACTTCCTGGGCATCAGCATCGTGGGCCAGAGCAATGACCGGGGCGACGGTGGCATCTACATCGGCTCCATCATGAAGGGTGGGGCTGTTGCTGCTGATGGCCGCATCGAGCCAGGCGACATGCTGCTGCAG GTGAACGACGTCAACTTCGAGAACATGAGCAACGATGATGCTGTGCGAGTCCTGCGGGAGATCGTGTCCCAGACAGG GCCTATCAGCCTCACAGTGGCCAAGTGCTGGGACCCAACGCCCCGCAGCTACTTCACCATCCCGAGGG GGCCTCTTCTCTGTCCTGTGTTCCACTTCCCCCGACACcgtccatctgtccatctgttgCCATGCTATGGCTGCCCAGCGGATCCAGTTCGGCCCATCGACCCAGCTGCCTGGCTGTCCCACACGGCAGCGTTGACGGGAGCCCTGCCCCGCTATGGTACGAGCCCCTGCTCCAGCGCCGTCACGCGCACCAGCTCCTCCTCACTAACCAGCTCTGTGCCTGGCGCTCCGC AGCTGGAGGAGGCGCCGCTGACGGTGAAGAGCGACATGGGTGCTGTTGTCCGGGTCATGCAGCTGCCGGACTCGGGCCTGGAGATCCGAGACCGCATGTGGCTCAAGATCACCATCGCCAATGCCGTCATCG GGGCAGATGTGGTGGACTGGCTGTACGCGCACCTGGAGGGCTTCCGCGAGCGGCGGGAGGCGCGCAAGTACGCCAGCAGCATGCTGAAGCGTGGCTTCCTGCGGCACACAGTCAACAAGGTCACCTTCTCAGAGCAGTGCTACTACGTCTTCGGGGACCTGTGCAGCA ATCTTGCCGCCCTGAACCTCAACAGCGGCTCCAGTGGGGCCTCTGATCAGGACACGCTGGCCCCGCTGCCCCACCCGGCTGCTCCCTGGCCCCTGGGTCAGGGCTACCCCTACCAGTACCCAGGGCCCCCGCCCTGCTTCCCGCCTGCATATCAGGACCCTGGCTTTGGCTACGGCAGCGGCAGTGCTGGGAGTCAGCAGAGTGAAG CCTTAGACTGA